The nucleotide window acgatcgtaaatttccagccgagaacagtgtttttctctcacaccaaatcagccagcagtaaataattcacgatcgtttacggcctcccgaacaggccgtATATTTCAGAACAAGGATGCCATCATTTTCAGAACTCACCTGCTGCCTGACACAGTCGTGATGAAAACTTCAGTAAAGCAAGAACCTCGAATGCAGAGTTTACTGAATAGTATTGGTACCTGATGGATTGAAGCGTGGCCTCGATGTAATCCTGCAAGAACTGCGACCTGAACTCGTCGTCGTAGCTGTTTCCACCTGACGGATCAGGTCGGTTGGCAGCTCCTGATATGAACAAGAAAAATGCACAATATGACTCTATACTCTTCATATGATGCGCATCGGCTGCGAAATGTTGTTCATTTCTTGTGAGAGAAATTCTGGACAGAATTCTGGCCAAGTTACCATTTTCATGAATCATGACTGCTGGGTTCTTGTATTTCACTCGAACATGCTTCAGCAATTTCTTCAGAGCCCATGGTTTGGATGTCTTAAAATCAATTGTCAACCTGATCGGGAACTGGTTGCCTGACATCAAGAGTCGTACTGCAAAAGTTCAGCTCATCCGTGATTACAACTGTACTTTGAACCATTACAAAAGTATATAAGCTCTTAGGGCTCTTACTATCAAATTTCACAGCTGCATCACCCATGTAATCTCTCAGTTTCTGTTTCAGTTGATTAAGATCAGCTCTCACATGGACGACAATGTAGTGGTTAAATCCAACGAAATCGAATGACCCCTTTACTTTtttcctttcttcatcagtgaaaGATGGTAACCTTGACCCGACATTCTTCTGCATCACTGGAGGGTAGTCGACATAGACTATAGGATGCATGAACCTAAATCATAAACAGACATTTCACATGCAGTTACACAGTAAGTTGTCTGCCTGAAACCTGAGAATATAATGGAACGTAACTAACCATCCAATGTGGAATTCCTTCATCCTTTCAGCTGATGCTGCATCATCCGGAGTTTGTGTTGCGGGCTCAAACCACCAAGCAAGCAAAGTCAGTCCAATTTGTCCTCCTTGCTCTGCCTGGTCAGCAAGCAAAATGTCATATCTGTGAGAATGTCTCATCCAGCAATGTCAGGTTTGATTTGAAAAGAGATGGCAACATATCAAACCTGGTACTTCTCTCTATACAATGACACTGCTGAGGCATGTGCAAGCAGAAGGTGGTGTGCTGCTATGTATGGCTCTGTGGTGGAGTTGCCGCCATTGCAAGGGAAGCCGAATGGCGATGAGCACCGCTGTGGCGGCAGAATTCCTTCGTCGTATCCACCAACCGTTTCAATGTTAGGCTCATTGACAGTGCTCCAGTACTTCACCCTGTTGCCAAAGTTCTTAAAGCATACATCTGCATACGCAGTGAAGTCCTCTCTACACAAAGGCACAAAATGCAAATGTAGTAAATAACCCTTCGTCTCTTTGTACATGTGGTTGCAGTAAGGTTAAGGGTTAGGATGTCAGGTACATGAATTTACGACTAATCAGCCCATTGTATTCATCTTGAAGTGCCTGAGGAAAATCGAAATGATAGATCGTTACATGAGGTTGTATTCCTACATTAACAGCAAAAAGAAGAGATGCATCATACATAATTGCACAGTTAGAGACTCAAGTACCAAATATGATTGACAAAAAATTCAAAGAAAAGATCAAATACCATAGCTCAGAAGTTCATCTATCAGATTGTTGTATTACTCCATGTAAAGTAATCTGCTCCCATCTCTGAACGAGCGGCacgggcaggcgccgaaagggctccctgctgctgcactgtagccgcggTAGGGACAGGCGTCGAAAGGCTCTCATGTCGCACTGTagtcacagcaggggcaggcgccaaagtcaaccctactgtcacatctagtcactgtagcagcatggcagcctggcatgtgtgtactaggattagatgggtagagttgtatatatagcttcccactgcaactcagtaaagagagcgagttcagttttgccatctcctctgcagagctccggccaacgctggtgcttgtgctgtgtgtgcgcgctctgttctccctcccttctcctACGTCCAGCCGTAGTGTGTGTGATCGGCAACAACAGTGAGCGGTTGGCTCACCTGTGCCGGAGATCTCGGACCAACACTCCAATCCCTTTGGATTTACAGCTCCCCGACCATCTAAGTGGAGTAAAAATGTTATATAAAAAATCAGTAGAGCTGAACCGACAAGCGAATTCTGAAACACACTAACATACTTACTCTGTCTAAGGTGTTACCGGGAATAAGTCGAGGCCAGACAATCGACATTCTATATGCATCGACACCTAATTCATGCAAAAGCTTTACGTCTTCCTGTTATAACATGTAAAATAACAAATTGTTGTAAGTTTGAAACCATGATCTTCATCTGAAAAGTTTATCAgcaaaaaaatttgctcaaaaacTTGCCTTGTACTTGTGATACTGATCTGCCGTTACATCGCCTGTAGCATTGTCAGAAGAATGGCCTGTGGTATTTAAGTATCACCTTCAGAATTATGAAGCTGAAATACACTAGGATTACTAATCAGCAATAATGAGACCATAACCTTCGTGTGTGAATGTGTCCCAGATCCTAGCATTTCTTCCATCCTCGGCAACTGCACCTTCTGATAGGACTTGATGTCCTACTGGCGTTGCTGCGCAGGTTATAGGGGTGAAAGAGAGAAGGACGTGGTCTGTACTCTCGACGTCGGCGAGGGGCCGCCGCGGCGagagcggcggctgctgctgcagccctaGGGTTCGCGTAGCGCTACAGTATGGGGGTACTGTTCACACGAGGGAGAGAGAGGGCAGGGACAACTGACTCCCAAGGGAAGCCAGCAACTTGATTGTTGCTTTCTGCTTAATTCCAATTATCCCCCGATTACAAGTATTTATCATTCCCTATAGATGCTATAATTAAGGAACTATATCTATCTCTAAGAAAATACCAAATAAATGATAAATTGGGCCTCTAAGCCCCTTAACAGACCAGCCCCTAGCCACTATTGGGCCTGCGCCTGCCATAagggatgccggtcataacatctctccccgcctacGCAAACAACTCGTCCTCGAGTTGGAAGTCGGGGAAGTGCTCGTGGAAGTCGTCAAGAGTCCTCTGGTGGTATGGCCGCGTCCCCGTATTCGGCGGGCGCGGCGACCTCCTCAATGTAGTCCCCGGACTCTAGGTAGAAGAGCCCCTGACACACATGTCCAGGGACGTAGGGCTCGTCGCAGTTGTAGCATAGTCCTTGGCGACGACGTTCCAGCTGCTCCGCCCGTGTAAGGCGGCGAAACAGGGGCGTTGTGGGGGCCGCATTGGCCGCAGCGGGGGCCTGCCCCGCCTGGTCCGCCCCGGGTGCGCGAGCCGGAGGAGGCTGACCCTGACGCGGAGCCGGCGCCTGCTGCATGGCAGCCGCACGACGCTCGAACCCCCGGGCGTAGTACAAGGCCGTCTGGAGGTCCGGGGGGTCGCGCATCTCCACGTCCACCTGGATATGTTCCGGAAGGCCACCAACGAAGAGCTCAGCCCGCTGACGCGTGGAGACGTCCCGGGTGTGACATGCCACCGCCTAGAAGCGATCTGCGAACTCCTGCACAGTGGAAACAAAAGGCAGCCGGCCCAGCTCAGCCAGCCGACTCCCGCGGATCGGAGGGCCGAAGCGTAGACGACACGGCTCCTTAAAGCGCTCCCACGGTGGCATGCCCTCGTCATGCTCGAGGGCGTAGTACCAAGTCTGGGCCACCCCCCGGAGATGATAGGAGGCGAGCCAGGTACGGTCGGAGGCAAGCGTGCGCTGACCCTGAAAGAATTGCTCACACTGGTTGAGCCAATTCAGGGGATCAACGGAGCCATCGCATGTGGCGAACTCCAACTTGTAAAACTTGGGCGGCGGCCGAGGGCGCCGCGCACGTGCTGTCCAGCGAGGGCGACGCGGCGGACAGCGTCGGCATGAGGCTGCCGCCGTGGAACAGGGGGCCGTCCACCCCGCCGTAGAGGATGCCCGGAGCCAGGGCGCCGCTAGGCGCCATGACAGCCCCGGTGGTTAGAAGCGGCGGTAGGTGCGGCTGGGTACTGGGCGCCGTGTAGATGGGTTTCGACGAATCGGTGATCCAAGCCGGAAGCGGTGACGGCGACGGCGGGAACTTGATCTGCTGGATGGGAACGCCctgggacggcggcggcgcggctgggAACGAGGTTGTCGCAGTCCCGTCGTAGGGCATCCCATACTGGTACGAGATGACCGGCGCCGTGGTCGCGGCCGAGGGCAGCGGCGGTGGgggtagctgctgtttgtgaagcggcggcggaggtggcaGCTGGGGCTGCGGCTGGGGCTCATAGGGCCCGACGAGGAAGGCCCTGATGCCCACCACGGCCTGCCCTAATTCCAGGATTGTGGGCGTCATCTGCTCCGGGGTGAGGACGAGGGCGGACGGCGCCGGGGCAGAGGGCGCAATCGCCCCTGAGGACACCAGCGCGCATGTTGTGTGGGGCAGCAACGCTGACGAAGACGCGGGTGGCGGCGGGTgggtgtgcggcggcggcgggtgggaagaactcggtagagggctggacatgatcgaaccagagatctctgataccagattgatAGGACTTGATGCCCTACCGGCGTTGCTGCGCAGGTTATAGGGGTGGAAGAGGGGAGGACGTGGTCTATACTCTCGACGTCGGCGAGAGGCCGTGGCGGCGAGAgtggcggctgctgctgcagccctaGGGTTCGCGTAGCGCTACAGTACGCGGGTACTGTTCACACGAGGGAGAGACAGGGCAGGGACGGCTGGCTCCCAAGGGAAGCCAGCAACTTGATTGTTGCTTTCTGCTTAATTCCAATCATCCCCCGATTACAAGTATTTATTCTTCCCTATAGATGATATAATTAAGGAACTATATCTATCTCTAAGAAAATACCAAATAAGCGATAAATTGGGCATCTAAGCCCCTTAACAGACCAGTCCCCTAGCCACTATTGGGCCTGCGCCTGGCATaggggatgccggtcataacaccTTCAACCTGCACAAGTCAACAGATGCTCATCTAGTCATCTCAGTAAATAACCAAATTTTGGGGAACATAAAATAGGATATTTATGATTTTTTATGAGGTGATAGTTGATTTTTTTCCTCCCTCATTATACTACTTTTCCAGCCCTTGAACTTGAACATCTGTACTGTAGTTTTCTCACAGAAAATAGAAGAGATCGTCTCAAGAACAATCCAATTGCAGAGGAAACTTATGCACCAAACACCATATTTAATTGCACAATGATTGAATGTCAAAGAGTAAAAACCGTGACCCCAGTGCTACTTTTGCAGATCCAGAATTTCATACAGCATGACTTTATTGCAACGAACAGGGATTAAAGATAGGTCCACAAAATTAAACTgtcagacagagagagagagatatagTTAAGGCAATACTAACCAACAACATAATGCCATCTAGCTGAACCAATGGAGGAAAGAAAGGCAAGGATTTACGGGGAAAAAAGAAAGGTAAGGAAGTGGCACATTGTTCGCGGAGTCTATTGACAAACATGCCCTAGCTTGCTTTTCCACTGCTTAGATTACTAGAGCAAGAGGGGCGCCACAAAGAAAAGCAATACACATATGTCTCTGTCAGCACGGAGATGCTGAACTCATGTGATCGCTTCAGAAATGACACCGCACGAATGGAGATCAAGAAAATTCAAAATGAGGCGAGTCTCCAGAATCTCGTGTGATCGCTTCAGAAATTTCAGCTCCATGAGTTTTTGTTCCTTACTTTACGTTACATCTGATAGTTCCTTCACTTGGAATTATTGAGTTACATTTATGTTTAGAAAAAGCGTACTGAGGTACTTTATGAGAAGAAGAGAAAATGACTGGATGAAAGCCAAGGCAGTAGCTTGGAAGAAAAATGGTAAAAGGGACTGATtaaccaaaaaaaaattcttatgaAAGCAAAATTCTTGTTTATCAAAATTACTTTGGAGGAAATTTCACTATGATGGGTACACTCAAATCTATTCGACTCTCCAGCCACTACTTTACAAGAAAAATTAATGGCCAATGGTAtccattaaatatatttttttactTTACATGAAAGTATTTAGATTTGTCATACTCATCGAAAGTACTTATCATCAGAAAGTATCTTTTATATGTACAAGAAAAATTAATGCCCAACGGTAtccattaattttttttttaccgAAGTCAGCAGGAGAAACCCCAacctattttttatatttttttatattttaaatcTGTTTAAATTCGCTCTTACGGGTAGTTGATCCAGGTCTGCTGGATGCTACTCAGATGCTCTAACCACTAAGCTAGAGACCCTTTGGCATCCATTAAATATTTTTTGATGTGTAAATTGGAGTACTGGACCCGAATGGCTTCATGTAGTTTTATTTCTGACCGAGAATCATGGCCAATTGGTAGAAGAACGGAGATATATGTCAGGTATAATTTTCTTTAGAATGCTGGTTCACATAGCTCTATCAACTAATTAAGGTGTCCTTATTACAGGGGAACCACATGTCCATATATATCCGAGATCGGGTGACGCACAAATCAGATTCATTAACAGTTTAACACTAACACAAATTCGCTTTTCGCCATGGGAACATACATACCTGGTAGGCGGAGGAGCCCGCGCCGAAGACAAACCCCGCTGGGAATGGGAAGTCACTCCGGGTGATCGAGGCCGCCGGTCAGGAGGAAGAGGAGAGCAGCACCACAAGAATGTGTCTTCGCCGTCATCGTGTTCATCAGTGATCCAGCGTGCCGACCTCCGCGGGTCTCTTGGCTCTTCACCCGGCCGACCGCGCGCGCGGAGGGAGGGGTATTCGGTAGGCGGGACCAGTGCCGCATATGGTGAGTGCGCGCGACCCCGTCAGCATGCGTGGGGGCGACCGCAAGACATAGCTATGCAGAGATGTCGCTTTCATTGACCAAGTCATCGCTGATGTCAGTAAGGAAAATTTGTTCCATTTTCTTTAAGGCGGGATATTCATTTTGATTCATCAGCTATCGTCCAAGATTCAATTTTTTATATGTCTGAACGGTTAGAATGGTCGTTTCAATTCTTCAACTTTACTAGTTTATAGGAAATGTGTAGAAATTTCACAAATTCCCCGTGTTCCAATGGCCTACGAGTACGTAGGTCTTGTGTTTTTTCCTCATAAATGTCAAAAAAACAAATAATAAATTTAATATTAAAGGTCTTTGAACCGTTGACTCtttcataaaaaaacaaaaattcctACCATCGAGTTGATGATGTACTTATGATTAAAAACAAAATTCGTTATTATTAAACCTGGATCAATCCATGGTCTACAAATCAAACAATCAGATAGTATGAAATTTAAAATTATGATATATTTATGAGAAAATATTCCAATAAATGTCATGGTTATCATAAAATAGATTACAAGCTttaaattttatagaaaaaaataaaatataaataaacatGTAGGTTGTAGCATTCCCGTCGGTGTTTTTTCATGAACATTTCATATCTTTTTTTTTATTACACAGTACAATTCAGACACTCACAACGTACGCACACTCACCCTTATAAACACAATTGTAATACAAGAACATATCTTTTTAgtatgtatatataaatataaaccgataaatattatttatacaGGCAGGCATAGCAGCTTAGTTTGCATTTTCATGGACACACGAACACGAGTGTGCACGAGCAACATTTTCCTAAACAAAAACATGTTCTATACCACCCAACGATGCCCATGATTATTCGCGCTCTGATCACTAGGAATCCTTCTCGAAAGCCTTATCACCGGTAGTACGCCCTGTCCAGCAGAGCCACCGGCCTGAGCTCTCCACCGTGGAGGAAGCTGGAGTACCACCGCGATGAGTGCCTCTGGTACCTCGTCCTCGCCGGCGAGCTGATGTCGACGCCGTAGAGGCCGAACCGGAGGCGGTAACCGAACAGGTACTCGAACATGTCTAGGAATGACCAGACGAAGTACCCACGCACGTTTGATCCATCCCTGGGTGCAGAAAGGAGAGTAGATTATATTTCAGAACAAGGATGCCATCATTTTCAGAACTCACCTGCTGCCTGACACAGTCGTGATGAAAACTTCAGTAAAGCAAGAACCTCGAATGCAGAGTTTACTGAATAGTATTGGTACCTGATGGATTGAAGCGTGGCCTCGATGTAATCCTGCAAGAACTGCGACCTGAACTCGTCGTCGTAGCTGTTTCCACCTGACGGATCAGGTCGGTTGGCAGCTCCTGATATGAACAAGAAAAATGCACAATATGACTCTATACTCTTCATATGATGCGCATCGGCTGCGAAATGTTGTTCATTTCTTGTGAGAGAAATTCTGGACAGAATTCTGGCCAAGTTACCATTTTCATGAATCATGACTGCTGGGTTCTTGTATTTCAGTCGAACATGCTTCAGCAATTTCTTCAGAGCCCATGGTTTGGATGTCTTAAAATCAATTGTCAACCTGATCGGGAACTGGTTGCCTGACATCAAGAGTAGTACTGCAAAAGTTCAGCTCATCCGTGATTACAACTGTACTTTGAACCATTACAAAAGTATATAAGCTCTTAGGGCTCTTACTATCAAATTTCACAGCTGCATCACCCATGTAATCTCTCAGTTTCTGTTTCAGTTGATTAAGATCAGCTCTCACATGGACGACAATGTAGTGGTTAAATCCAACGAAATCGAATGACCCCTTTACTTTtttcctttcttcatcagtgaaaGATGGTAACCTTGACCCGACATTCTTCTGCATCACTGGAGGGTAGTCAACATAGATTATAGGATGCATGAACCAAAATCATAAACAGACATTTCACATGCAGTTACACAGTAAGTTGTCTGCCTGAAACCTGAGAATATAATGGAACGTAACTAACCATCCAATGTGGAATTCCTTCATCCTTTCAGCTGATGCTGCATCATCCGGAGTTTGTGTTGCGGGCTCAAACCACCAAGCAAGCAAAGTCAGTCCAATTTGTCCTCCTTGCTCTGCCTGGTCAGCAAGCAAAATGTCATATCTCTGAGAATGTCTCATCCAGCAATGTCAGGTTTGATTTGAAAAGAGATGGCAACATATCAAACCTGGTACTTCTCTCTATACAATGACACTGCTGAGGCATGTGCAAGCAGAAGGTGGTGTGCTGCTATGAATGGCTCTGTGGTGGAGTTGCCGCCATTGCAAGGGAAGCCGAACGGCGATGAGCACCGCTGTGGCGGCAGAATTCCTTCGTCGTATCCACCAACCGTTTCAATGTTAGGCTCATTGACAGTGCTCCAGTACTTCACCCTGTTGCCAAAGTTCTTAAAGCATACATCTGCATACGCAGTGAAGTCCTCTCTACACAAAGGCACAAAATGCAAATGTAGTAAATAACCCTTCGTCTCTTTGTACATGTGGTTGCAGTAAGGTTAAGGGTTAGGATGTCAGGTACATTAATTTACGACTAATCAGCCCATTGTATTCATCTTGAAGTGCCTGAGGAAAATCGAAATGATAGATCGTTACATGAGGTTGTATTCCTACATTAACAGCAAAAAGAAGAGATGCATCATACATAATTGCACAGTTAGAGACTCAAGTACCAAATATGATTGACAAAAAATTCAAAGAAAAGATCAAATACCATAGCTCAGAAGTTCATCTATCAGATTGTTGTAGTACTCCATGTAAAGTAATCTACTGCTCTCCCATCTCTGAACGGGCGGCACGGGCAGACGCCAAAAAGGCTCTCTTGCCGCACTATAGCAACAAAAGGGGTAGGCGCTAAAGTcaaccctgctgtcacatcttgtcactgtagcagcatggcagcctggcATGTgtatactaggattagatgggtagagttgtatatatagcttcccactgcaactcagtaaagagagcgagttcagttttgccatctcctctgcagagctccggccaacgctgatgcttgtgctgtgtgtgcgcgctatgttctccctcccttcttctacatccagccgtagtgtgtgtggtcggcaacgacaGTGAGAACCCGTGCCGGAGATCTCGGGACCAACAGTCCAATCCCTTTGGATTTACAGCTCCCCGACCATCTAAGTGGAGTAAAAATGTTATATAAAAAATCAGTAGAGCTGAACCGACAATCGAATAATGAAACACACTAACATACTTTTTGTTCAGTGGTTCAGTTGATACTCTGTCCAAGGTGTTACCGGGAATAAGTCGAGGCCAGGCAATCGACATTCTATATGCATCGACACCTAATTCATGCAAAAGCTTTACGTCTTCCTGTTATAACATG belongs to Miscanthus floridulus cultivar M001 chromosome 4, ASM1932011v1, whole genome shotgun sequence and includes:
- the LOC136550003 gene encoding uncharacterized protein; translated protein: MSSPLPSSSHPPPPHTHPPPPASSSALLPHTTCALVSSGAIAPSAPAPSALVLTPEQMTPTILELGQAVVGIRAFLVGPYEPQPQPQLPPPPPLHKQQLPPPPLPSAATTAPVISYQYGMPYDGTATTSFPAAPPPSQGVPIQQIKFPPSPSPLPAWITDSSKPIYTAPSTQPHLPPLLTTGAVMAPSGALAPGILYGGVDGPLFHGGSLMPTLSAASPSLDSTCAAPSAAAQVLQVGVRHMRWLR